A single window of Fischerella sp. PCC 9605 DNA harbors:
- a CDS encoding cyclic peptide export ABC transporter, whose translation MNLITLLLRSSWKILALAAFMGLLSGVSTAALLIIINTQVNQSSLRTTLIWSFVGFCVLKFITNIISKYLLINLSEKAILELRLILSERILAAPLHDLESLGKHSILATLTDDVLAISNTVYVIPTLCIDITIVVSSLFYLFWLSPTIFFLVVISLLVGIFSYQQVADKAILFFTLARQQEDKLFNHFQSITEGTKELKLHYQRRQTFLKKELRETAQLYRRKNVVGMTIFAVAASWGNSLFFVVVGLVIFALPILQTIPTHILSGYALTILYLLSPLDYIMSAIPTFSKATVALKKVNSLKISLSNHCYESNLMDWDESDNFCHRLEFVGITHTYHQDSEDTAFTLGPIDLTVSGGEIIFIVGGNGSGKSTLVKLITGLYVPESGKIYLNGKLATTENQEWFRQHFSVVFSDFYLFDNFLNLGKTIADEQIYDYLVKLQLDKRVKVKNGILSTTSLSQGQRKRLALLTAYLEDRPIYVFDEWASDQDPVFKKIFYKQILPELKNKGKTVIVVTHDDQYFYLSDRIVKLDYGKVENVHNCVIPQISRFSAHS comes from the coding sequence ATGAACTTAATAACTTTACTGTTACGCTCTTCTTGGAAAATCCTAGCTCTTGCTGCTTTCATGGGTTTATTGAGTGGTGTTAGTACAGCCGCATTGCTTATAATAATAAACACTCAAGTTAATCAATCATCACTGAGAACAACATTAATTTGGAGTTTCGTAGGTTTTTGTGTTCTAAAATTTATTACTAATATTATTTCTAAATATTTATTAATAAATTTGTCAGAAAAAGCAATTTTAGAATTACGACTCATCTTGAGTGAGAGAATTTTAGCTGCACCACTACATGATTTAGAGAGTTTAGGAAAGCATAGCATTTTAGCTACACTAACTGATGATGTTTTAGCAATTTCTAACACGGTTTACGTTATTCCTACATTGTGTATTGACATTACTATTGTAGTGAGTAGCCTTTTTTATTTGTTTTGGTTATCTCCAACGATATTTTTTCTGGTGGTCATTTCTTTATTAGTAGGAATATTTAGCTATCAACAGGTAGCAGACAAAGCAATACTATTTTTTACCTTAGCTCGTCAGCAAGAAGATAAATTGTTTAATCATTTTCAGAGCATCACTGAAGGAACCAAAGAACTGAAGCTTCACTATCAGCGACGACAAACATTTTTAAAGAAAGAACTGAGAGAAACTGCACAATTATATCGGCGTAAAAATGTAGTTGGGATGACTATATTTGCAGTTGCTGCTAGTTGGGGGAATAGCTTGTTTTTTGTGGTTGTTGGACTGGTAATTTTTGCTCTGCCTATTCTCCAAACTATCCCCACTCATATTTTATCTGGATATGCGCTGACTATTCTCTACCTGCTTTCACCTTTAGACTACATTATGAGTGCTATTCCTACTTTCAGCAAAGCAACTGTTGCTTTAAAGAAGGTTAACTCTCTCAAAATATCATTGTCCAATCACTGTTATGAAAGTAATTTAATGGATTGGGATGAATCAGATAATTTTTGTCACCGTTTAGAATTTGTGGGTATCACTCATACCTATCATCAAGACTCAGAAGATACAGCTTTTACTCTTGGCCCAATTGATTTGACTGTTTCGGGTGGTGAAATTATTTTTATTGTCGGTGGTAATGGTAGCGGTAAGTCTACTCTTGTTAAGCTAATCACTGGTTTATACGTTCCTGAAAGTGGAAAAATCTATCTCAATGGCAAATTAGCTACTACAGAAAATCAAGAGTGGTTTCGCCAACATTTTTCAGTTGTATTTTCCGATTTTTATCTATTCGATAATTTCTTGAATTTAGGTAAAACTATTGCTGACGAGCAAATATATGATTATCTAGTTAAATTACAACTAGATAAAAGAGTTAAAGTCAAAAATGGTATACTTTCTACTACCTCATTATCTCAAGGACAGCGAAAACGTTTAGCTTTATTGACTGCTTATTTAGAAGACCGACCTATTTATGTATTTGATGAATGGGCTTCCGATCAAGATCCTGTATTTAAAAAGATTTTTTATAAGCAGATATTACCTGAATTGAAGAATAAGGGCAAAACTGTGATAGTTGTTACTCATGACGACCAATATTTTTATTTATCAGACCGAATAGTGAAGCTAGATTATGGCAAGGTGGAAAATGTTCACAATTGTGTAATACCGCAAATATCAAGGTTTTCGGCGCACAGCTAA
- a CDS encoding flavin-containing monooxygenase, whose translation MNAKLDAIVIGAGFCGITVAASLKKFGIDNFVVIEKGETVATIWKNAYERLVTQNPYFTLPFFEGKGKYSAFKTKDEMVQYLTEYTHHFQVYSHIHFGEEVQSITKIYNQNQTDYNWQIQTTKDILYSKILVICTGLTNEPVIPNFFGQEYFAGEIIHSSAYQNGIPYRNKKVLVVGSGNSAAEIALDLYEHGAADLQMLIRGQRWVFPLYPRLRSLQYLLWRSRSYFKQLFNQNTTDTRIEAMERAIDFSPEELQADIKETDKFIQRFALDLSAYSIYPEDKGPMDMEVNHGRVAWVDRGTVKQIKKGNIQVISSSIQQLTKTGVIFANGRSQDYDAIILGTGFRPGINKILRQPELYLNVNDRLLPKTDGKCQSIVDPTLYFVGFEKIVGASATYGYYGWCTGKRIALQLLESQFSSRQEYNVLL comes from the coding sequence ATGAACGCTAAACTAGACGCGATCGTCATTGGGGCTGGTTTTTGCGGTATTACCGTCGCTGCAAGTTTAAAAAAATTTGGGATTGATAATTTTGTTGTGATAGAGAAAGGTGAAACTGTCGCAACTATCTGGAAAAACGCCTACGAACGATTAGTTACTCAAAATCCCTATTTTACTTTACCTTTTTTTGAGGGCAAGGGAAAATATTCCGCGTTTAAGACCAAAGATGAAATGGTGCAGTATTTAACAGAATATACACATCATTTCCAGGTTTATTCGCATATTCATTTTGGCGAGGAGGTGCAAAGTATTACTAAGATTTATAATCAAAATCAAACAGATTATAATTGGCAGATACAAACAACTAAAGACATTCTATACAGCAAGATTCTTGTTATCTGTACTGGACTAACTAATGAACCTGTGATACCAAACTTTTTTGGGCAAGAATATTTTGCAGGGGAGATTATTCATAGTAGTGCCTATCAAAACGGTATTCCTTATCGAAATAAGAAAGTTTTAGTCGTTGGTTCGGGAAATTCAGCAGCAGAAATAGCACTAGATTTATATGAGCATGGTGCTGCTGATCTTCAGATGTTAATTCGTGGTCAACGCTGGGTATTTCCTCTTTATCCGAGACTGCGATCGCTACAATATTTGTTATGGCGAAGCAGGTCATACTTTAAACAGTTGTTTAATCAAAATACAACAGATACTAGAATAGAAGCTATGGAGAGAGCCATAGACTTCTCTCCAGAAGAATTGCAAGCAGACATCAAGGAAACTGATAAATTTATTCAGCGTTTTGCTTTAGATTTGAGTGCATACTCTATCTATCCAGAAGATAAAGGGCCAATGGATATGGAAGTTAATCATGGTCGTGTCGCATGGGTAGATAGAGGTACTGTCAAACAAATCAAAAAAGGAAATATTCAAGTAATCTCTAGTAGTATTCAGCAACTCACAAAAACAGGCGTAATTTTTGCCAATGGTAGATCGCAAGATTACGATGCAATTATTTTAGGTACTGGCTTTCGTCCTGGCATCAATAAAATATTGAGGCAGCCTGAATTGTATCTAAATGTGAATGATAGGTTATTACCAAAAACAGATGGTAAATGCCAATCTATTGTTGACCCTACACTTTACTTTGTAGGCTTTGAGAAAATTGTGGGTGCATCCGCAACTTATGGATATTATGGCTGGTGTACAGGTAAAAGAATTGCTCTTCAATTGCTGGAAAGCCAATTTTCATCGCGTCAAGAATATAATGTTTTACTCTAG